From Gottschalkiaceae bacterium SANA:
GGGTATATTTGGTCGAGTTTTCGTAAAAAGAGCAGATTGACGTTGAGAGACTTGTTCCTTTTTCGTATTCGGTTTATAATGAGTTCAATAAAACTAGGAGGTCTATATGTTCGATTCGCATATCCACTCCTCGATTTCTTCGGATTCTACCCTAGAGGCTACCGATGCACTTCGAGAGTTAAAAGAAAAAAATATCGGTGGAACTTTTACGGAACATTATGATTTTGGATATCCGGAAGCGGACTCATTTTTATTTGATCCCAAGGGCTATTTTTCGAAGTATGATGACTTGAGAAGCAGCCAATTCTTCTTGGGCGTTGAATTGGGATTGGTGCCAGGATTCGGAAAAAGCGCAGCAGATTTGATTCGAAACTATCCCTTTGATTATGTAATCGGATCGATTCATGTTGTTGAAAACATCGACATTTATTATCCAGAGTTTTATACTGACCGATCGAAAACAGAGACCTATGGCGCCTACTTAAAAGCTATGGAGGCTTGTATTCTTGAATTTTCCGATTTCGACGCTCTAGGCCATATTGATTATATAGCAAGATATGCGCCATATCCCGATCCAGAAGTTTGGTCGGATTCCAACTTGCATCATCTTTTGGACCGTGTATTGAAAGCGTTAATTGAAACAGGACGCGTATTGGAATTAAACACGAGACGGATTGAGACGAATGCTGACTTTGAATCCATTCGACCCATCTATATCCGCTATGCGGAGTTGGGTGGACATGCGGTGACCCTTGGATCAGATGCGCACACCAGTGAGCGCATAGGCTGGAAGATAAGAGAAGCCCATACCTTTATTGAATCATTGGGTTTAAAAGCAGTTGTCTTTCAAAAGCGAAAGATGATTTACCTATAGAGTCGGCTTAAATGGAATGATTGGGTTTGGAAAAGGAGAGGGAGGCGAAATGAAGATAAAGGAGCGGTATCAAAAATGGATTGACAGTTCGTATTTATCTGAAAAAGATCGCGTGAGTCTTTTGAAAATTACGGAAGGATCGGAAATAAAAGAATGTTTTGGTCGTGAACTTACTTTCGGAACAGGAGGCATGCGCGGAGAGTTGGGATTAGGACCCAATCGGATGAACCGGTATATGGTGGGAAAAGTTGTTCAAGCGGCCATGACGCATCTTCGAGATGGTAAAGATGAACCACGAGTGATTATTGCCTTCGATACGCGTCGCATGTCGCGATTGTTCGCTGATGAGGCTGCGCGGGTTGCTTTGGCTAATGGTGCGCGAGTTTTTCTTTTTGATGGAGAACGCCCTGTACCAGAATTGTCCTTTGCTGTTCGTAAGCTTCAAGCTGATATTGGGATTATGATCACCGCTAGTCATAATCCACCTGAATACAATGGCGTGAAACTGTATGGCGCCGATGGGGCGCAATTGGTACCGAAACGAATACAGCCGATTATTGACGCCTTCTCTGCTATTACGGAATTGGCATTGATTCATCGGGATCATTCTAATTGTTTATCGGATCATACAAAGTTTTCCTATCTTGGTGAAGAGATGGATGAGTTTTATGTTTCCTATTGCCTCTCTCAAAAGAAAAGAAAAGATGTTGATTGTGCAATCAAAGTCGTTTATACACCACTTCATGGTGCTGGAAATCGTTTGGTTCGCCGCGTTTTGGCAAGACGTGGTTATCAGAACGTATGGACCGTTAGCTCTCAAGAACGTCCAGACCCTGATTTTTCAACGGTAAGTACACCGAATCCCGAGGAATCGGAAGCGATGCAGCTTGCTGTTGAGTTGGCAAAAAAAAGGGATGCGGATCTTGTACTTGCAACGGATCCGGACTGTGATCGTGTTGGTGTGGTTGTTATGGATCAAGGGAAGCCATTTCCTTTAAATGGCAATCAAATTGGCGCTTTGTTGTTGAATTACTTGATCAATCAAACCCATGAAATTCCAAAAGGGGCAACCGTGGTGAAAACCATCGTGACAAGTGACCTGGGACGAAAAATTGCGGAGAAAAACGGATTGATCTGCGAGGAAACCTTGACTGGATTTAAGTATATTGGAGAAAAAATTGAATCGTTTCAATCATTGGAAGACCGCTCTTTCTTCTTTGGTTACGAAGAAAGTTACGGATATTTGACGGGAAATCAGGTGCGAGACAAGGATGGCGTGCTCGCTGCCATGTTGATTGTTGAAATGGCTTCCTTTTACTGTTGCCACGGTGTTTCATTGCGCAGCCATCTTCAAGAGATCTATCATGATTTTGGATTCTATAAAGAAGCATTGGATTCCTTTGAAAGCAAAGGATTAAAGGGACAAGAAAAAATTCAAAAGATAATGGAACGATTTCGAACAAGGTCTCCTTTTTTAGGGTCGCAGATAAAAATAATTGATTATCTGTCTTCCGATACGGGTCTTCCTACTGAAAACGTCATCAAAGTCTTTTTTGAGTCGGCATGGGTGGCAATTCGTCCTTCTGGAACAGAGCCAAAATTGAAGTGCTACTATTCGACCTGGGCGGATAGCCAAGCGGCTTCTGATGAATCTATGGAAATGATTCAAAAACAAATGCGTGAATTTATTCATGCAGAGTTTGACAAATAGCTGTGAAAGAATTATAATAGCTTCAATTAGAAAAGCAATGAAGGGACGAGTAAAGATTGGATGCCTCTAGAGAGGGTGGGATGCTGGAAACCACCTAGGCCTATAGTTTTGAAAACTAACCTGGAGCTGGATCAAAGACCTTATGACAGGTGAAAACCTGCGACAGGTGCTAGCCTGTGCGAGGTAATGATTCCCGTTTGGACACGTTACGTCTTTTGAGGAAATAGCAGTTTTTTTGTTATTTCGAATTAGGGTGGTACCACGTGATGCATACCTCTCGTCCCTATTAAGGACGAGGGGTTTTTTTATGTTTTTTTATTCTGTAAAGGAGGGTTTTGGATGAATCAAAATGTACAAGTAACGTTGCCGGATGGATCGATCAAAGAGGTGCAAAAAGGCACGACAATTCTAGATGTTGCAAGAGGGATTTCCGAAGGTTTGGCGCGAGTGATTGTAGGGGCCAAATGGAATGGGGAGTTGACTGATCTAAATGAAACCATTGAAATAGATGGTCAATTGTCTTTAATTAAGATGGACGAAGAAGATGGAAAACATTTTTTCTGGCATACAAGTGCCCATCTGATGGCACATGCGATTCAAAACTTGTTTCCAGATACCAAGTTTGCAATTGGACCGGCAATCAAGGAAGGTTTTTATTATGATGTAGAAACCGAGCATCGTTTTACACCGGAAGATTTGGAAAAATTGGAAGTGGAAATGAAAAAGCTGGCAAAACAAAATTTTGCAATGGAAAAAGAAATTCTATCTCGAGAGGCAGCACTGAGCCTATTCCGCGAAAAGGAAGAAGACTATAAGGTTGAATTGATTGAAGACCTGCCAGAGGATGCGGAAATTTCAATTTACCGCCAAGGAGATTTTATTGATCTGTGCAAGGGACCTCATTTGTTGGGAACCAAGCGAATTAAAGCGATTAAACTCATGAGTATTGCAGGTGCTTACTGGCGTGGTGATGAAAAAAGAACCATGTTGCAACGGATTTATGGGATTACCTTTGAAAAGAAAAAAGAGCTGGATGCCTATTTAGAGAGAATCGAAGAAGCAAAAAAACGTGATCATCGTCGTTTGGGAAAAGAATTGGGACTCTTTGTTATGCACAAGGAAGGTCCTGGATTTCCTTTCTTCCTACCAAAGGGAATGGTCATTCGAAATCTATTGCAGGATCTATGGAAACGAGAGCATATCCTGCGTGGTTACGGCGAAATTATGACACCTTTGATTTTGAACGAAGACTTGTGGCATACCTCAGGTCATTGGGATCACTATCAAGATAATATGTATTTCACAAAAATCGATGAAGAAGATTATGCGATTAAACCTATGAACTGTCCTGGTTCCATGTTAGCTTATAAGAGCGGACGCTATTCCTACCGGGATTTACCATTGCGAATGGGCGAATTGGGTCTTGTGCATCGCCATGAAGCTGCAGGAGCCTTGCATGGACTGTTCCGTGTTCGTTCATTCACACAAGATGACGCTCATATCTTTATGACACCTGAGCAAATCAAAGATGAAATTATCGGGGTTATGAAGTTTGTCGATGATATTTATGCGATTTTTGGATTCAAATATAACGTAGAGGTATCTACACGTCCTGAGGATTCCATGGGAACTGATGAAGAGTGGGAACATGCAACGGCTTCTCTTGTTTCTGCATTGGACGAGTTGGAACAACCTTATACCATTAATGAGGGAGACGGTGCTTTTTACGGTCCGAAAATTGATATTCATTTGGAGGATGCGATTGGTAGAACATGGCAATGCGGCACGGTTCAACTCGATTTCCAAATGCCTCAGCGTTTTGAGTTGTCCTATGTTGGTGCCGATAATCAGAAACATGTGCCAATCATGATTCATCGCGTGATTTTTGGAAGTATTGAACGATTTATCGGTATATTGATCGAGCATTATGCAGGTAAATTCCCGGTATGGTTGTCGCCTGTTCAGGTATCGGTTTTACCGATTAGCGATAAATATAATGAGTATGCGAAAGAAGTTATGAATTCCTTGCAAGGTGCGGGTGTTCGTGTTGATATGGATCAACGTACAGAGAAAATTGGATACAAAATTCGCGAAGCACAATTGCAAAAGACGCCATATATGATTATTGTGGGTGAAAAAGAAGTGGAAGCAAAAGCTGTAGCCGTGAGGAATCGAGATGCAGGCGATCTTGGCGCTATGGAACTCAACGATTTTATTGCGCGGATCCATGAAGAAGTGGAACAGTATCAATAATGAATCTGATTTTATTGCGCGAGAAGGATTTTCTTCCCTCTGGACTGGCGAAAGTCAGTCCGCGGCAGGAGCGCCATATTCGAAAGGTGCATCGAGCGGTCAATGGGCAAACGCTGCGTGTGGGTCTGGAAAATGGAAAGATGGGTTTTGGTACGATACGATCGATGGAAGACGAGGCCATTCTCCTGGATGTGGATTGCACCGAGGAACCGCCAGCACCCTCTTCCATCCGTTTGATCTTAGCGATGCCAAGACCTAAGGCCTTAAAACGTATTATCCAGGATATAACGACCCTTGGGATCAAGGAATTGCACATTATTAAAACCTGGCGTGTGGAGAAGAGTTATTGGTCGTCTCCGGCATTGGCTGCAGAGAGCTTGGAAGAGCAGATTCGATTGGGATTGGAACAGGGGCGTGATACGGTTTTTCCTACAATTACCATTCATCCCTATTTTAAGCCCTTTGTTGAAGATCTTTTGCCGGAGATCAGCGAGGGGAGTCTTAAACTTGTTGCGCATCCGAAAACAGATCAACAAGCACCACGTGATGTTCAAGAACCGATTACACTTGTCATTGGACCTGAGGGTGGATTTATCGAATATGAAATTCAGCAGTTTGAAGAGATTGGTTTTCAAATTGTTTCTCTTGGGGATCGAATTATGCGCGTCGAAACAGCGATACCCATATTAATCGGACGACTCACTTAGAGTCGTCCGATTTTTTTAATAGATTATGTCTTGCGACAAAAGCTCGAGCAAATTTTTTGATTCCTTGTTTGGGAAAGTCAATCCAAATAAATTTGTAATCCAATTGTTGAATGGATCCTTGGCCCAGTGTTTTATGTGTGACCAGACTACCTGGTTGCCATTCATCAGCGGGCAGACTCGACAGGAAGGGCTGGAGCTCTGTTAGATAAGGGGTGGGTGTGCATGGTGCTTGATCCAATCGTGTGTAGCTAAAGAAGGAACAAGATTTTTTGGCGCGCGTCATTCCTACATAGAAGAGTCTTCGTTCTTCTTCTAATAGGGCAATGTCCCCAAAGGAATCTTGTTTTTTCGCTATTGCTGAGGGGAGAATCCCGTCGATGAGGTCAATCATTAAAACATGATCGAATTCAAGTCCCTTTGCACCATGAAGGGTAGAGAGGGTGATGGAGGATTGTGGCTTTTCGAATCGAGAAAGTCTTGCTTGCAACTGATCACATCGAGAAAGAAAATCGATAATCGAAACAGATTGGGTGGCCAGGGTTTGCAAAATGGATAGGTGTTGAGAATCGACTTCGCCGCGATAATTTGCTTTATCTTTTTTGCTATTCAAATGGTCTCGATAATTCAGATCCCTGAGGATGGTCTCAATAGCAAAACTAGGCCGTTGTTTTTGAACTTGGTGGAAGCAGTCCTCAATTCTTTGGATATTACGGCGCTGATAGA
This genomic window contains:
- a CDS encoding histidinol phosphate phosphatase yields the protein MFDSHIHSSISSDSTLEATDALRELKEKNIGGTFTEHYDFGYPEADSFLFDPKGYFSKYDDLRSSQFFLGVELGLVPGFGKSAADLIRNYPFDYVIGSIHVVENIDIYYPEFYTDRSKTETYGAYLKAMEACILEFSDFDALGHIDYIARYAPYPDPEVWSDSNLHHLLDRVLKALIETGRVLELNTRRIETNADFESIRPIYIRYAELGGHAVTLGSDAHTSERIGWKIREAHTFIESLGLKAVVFQKRKMIYL
- a CDS encoding phospho-sugar mutase, which gives rise to MKIKERYQKWIDSSYLSEKDRVSLLKITEGSEIKECFGRELTFGTGGMRGELGLGPNRMNRYMVGKVVQAAMTHLRDGKDEPRVIIAFDTRRMSRLFADEAARVALANGARVFLFDGERPVPELSFAVRKLQADIGIMITASHNPPEYNGVKLYGADGAQLVPKRIQPIIDAFSAITELALIHRDHSNCLSDHTKFSYLGEEMDEFYVSYCLSQKKRKDVDCAIKVVYTPLHGAGNRLVRRVLARRGYQNVWTVSSQERPDPDFSTVSTPNPEESEAMQLAVELAKKRDADLVLATDPDCDRVGVVVMDQGKPFPLNGNQIGALLLNYLINQTHEIPKGATVVKTIVTSDLGRKIAEKNGLICEETLTGFKYIGEKIESFQSLEDRSFFFGYEESYGYLTGNQVRDKDGVLAAMLIVEMASFYCCHGVSLRSHLQEIYHDFGFYKEALDSFESKGLKGQEKIQKIMERFRTRSPFLGSQIKIIDYLSSDTGLPTENVIKVFFESAWVAIRPSGTEPKLKCYYSTWADSQAASDESMEMIQKQMREFIHAEFDK
- the thrS gene encoding threonine--tRNA ligase produces the protein MNQNVQVTLPDGSIKEVQKGTTILDVARGISEGLARVIVGAKWNGELTDLNETIEIDGQLSLIKMDEEDGKHFFWHTSAHLMAHAIQNLFPDTKFAIGPAIKEGFYYDVETEHRFTPEDLEKLEVEMKKLAKQNFAMEKEILSREAALSLFREKEEDYKVELIEDLPEDAEISIYRQGDFIDLCKGPHLLGTKRIKAIKLMSIAGAYWRGDEKRTMLQRIYGITFEKKKELDAYLERIEEAKKRDHRRLGKELGLFVMHKEGPGFPFFLPKGMVIRNLLQDLWKREHILRGYGEIMTPLILNEDLWHTSGHWDHYQDNMYFTKIDEEDYAIKPMNCPGSMLAYKSGRYSYRDLPLRMGELGLVHRHEAAGALHGLFRVRSFTQDDAHIFMTPEQIKDEIIGVMKFVDDIYAIFGFKYNVEVSTRPEDSMGTDEEWEHATASLVSALDELEQPYTINEGDGAFYGPKIDIHLEDAIGRTWQCGTVQLDFQMPQRFELSYVGADNQKHVPIMIHRVIFGSIERFIGILIEHYAGKFPVWLSPVQVSVLPISDKYNEYAKEVMNSLQGAGVRVDMDQRTEKIGYKIREAQLQKTPYMIIVGEKEVEAKAVAVRNRDAGDLGAMELNDFIARIHEEVEQYQ
- a CDS encoding 16S rRNA (uracil(1498)-N(3))-methyltransferase, with the protein product MNLILLREKDFLPSGLAKVSPRQERHIRKVHRAVNGQTLRVGLENGKMGFGTIRSMEDEAILLDVDCTEEPPAPSSIRLILAMPRPKALKRIIQDITTLGIKELHIIKTWRVEKSYWSSPALAAESLEEQIRLGLEQGRDTVFPTITIHPYFKPFVEDLLPEISEGSLKLVAHPKTDQQAPRDVQEPITLVIGPEGGFIEYEIQQFEEIGFQIVSLGDRIMRVETAIPILIGRLT